In one Pasteuria penetrans genomic region, the following are encoded:
- a CDS encoding YebC/PmpR family DNA-binding transcriptional regulator, with the protein MAGHSKWKNIQHRKGRQDTKRGQLFNKISRQLYVAAREGDKDPDGNQQLRAAIAKARSYNMPQENIDRAIQKACRGTEGDSFYEISYEGYGPGGAAVLVDCLTDNRNRTAADLRLIFSKNGGNLGEAGCVSWMFSWKGLIIVDQGSMKDAERMLEDLSADVEEIELRDGMYELVTLPNRMSSVEEYLRDKGITVQYAVVTMLTPHRLEVDVDTGRALDVLLETLEDHDDVQNVHTNADIPQGIGTS; encoded by the coding sequence ATGGCGGGGCATTCGAAATGGAAAAATATCCAACATCGTAAGGGACGGCAGGATACGAAGCGGGGACAATTGTTCAATAAAATTTCCCGGCAACTCTATGTGGCGGCGCGTGAGGGGGATAAGGATCCCGATGGAAATCAGCAGTTACGTGCAGCGATTGCGAAGGCACGCTCGTACAATATGCCTCAGGAAAATATTGATAGGGCTATTCAAAAGGCCTGCCGGGGGACAGAGGGTGATTCTTTTTACGAGATTTCCTATGAGGGATATGGACCCGGTGGTGCCGCTGTGCTGGTGGATTGCCTGACGGACAACCGAAATCGAACAGCAGCGGACTTGCGGTTGATTTTCAGTAAGAATGGCGGCAACTTGGGTGAGGCGGGTTGTGTTTCTTGGATGTTTTCTTGGAAGGGTCTTATCATTGTGGATCAGGGGAGTATGAAGGATGCGGAACGGATGCTCGAAGATCTCTCCGCCGATGTGGAGGAGATTGAGCTTCGTGATGGTATGTATGAGTTGGTAACTTTGCCGAATCGTATGTCTAGCGTGGAGGAATATCTACGGGACAAGGGGATCACCGTACAATATGCGGTGGTTACCATGTTGACGCCGCATCGACTGGAAGTGGATGTGGATACGGGGAGGGCTTTAGACGTTTTGCTTGAAACACTCGAGGATCATGATGACGTACAAAACGTGCATACCAATGCAGACATTCCGCAGGGAATTGGGACTTCGTGA
- a CDS encoding NAD+ synthase yields MSQQSDPSLQGELSLLHLDPELTVELLTVSLREEIQKASFSRAVVGVSGGIDSALSLSLAVRALGKESVLAVFMPFQESAVESHEDAGTLIQQLGVESLTIDITPQIEAYFSSMKEVSPLRRGNKMARERMSILYDLSSERQALVVGTTNRTELLLGYGTLHGDTASAINPLGDLYKTQVRQLAAYMEVPESILTKPPSADLWEGQTDEQELGFLYTDIDRLLYYMIDLQYPLIKLRALRFADAFIEKISRRVIGTQYKRCLPIILKVSQRTMGMDFRYLRDWGS; encoded by the coding sequence TTGTCTCAGCAGTCGGACCCGTCCCTGCAAGGGGAATTGTCTCTTTTGCATTTGGATCCTGAGTTGACAGTGGAATTGCTTACCGTTTCCCTACGGGAGGAGATTCAGAAGGCCTCCTTTTCACGTGCTGTGGTGGGGGTGTCGGGTGGGATCGATTCTGCGCTTAGTTTGTCTCTTGCAGTGCGGGCGTTGGGTAAGGAAAGTGTGTTGGCTGTCTTCATGCCTTTTCAGGAGAGTGCCGTTGAAAGTCATGAAGATGCTGGGACCCTCATTCAGCAGCTAGGCGTGGAATCCCTTACGATCGATATCACACCGCAAATTGAGGCTTATTTTTCTTCCATGAAGGAGGTTTCCCCTCTGCGTCGTGGGAATAAGATGGCCCGTGAACGGATGAGCATTCTATACGATCTCTCGTCGGAAAGACAAGCCTTGGTGGTGGGTACAACCAACCGAACGGAGTTGCTACTGGGATATGGTACGTTGCATGGCGATACGGCATCCGCCATCAATCCGCTGGGGGACCTGTACAAGACACAGGTTCGGCAGTTGGCAGCCTATATGGAGGTACCGGAATCCATTCTGACGAAACCCCCTAGTGCTGATCTATGGGAGGGGCAAACGGATGAACAGGAATTGGGGTTTTTGTACACCGATATCGACCGGTTGCTTTACTACATGATTGATCTACAATATCCCCTGATTAAGTTGCGTGCCCTACGGTTTGCGGATGCTTTCATTGAAAAGATCAGTCGGAGGGTGATCGGTACACAGTATAAGCGTTGTTTACCCATTATTCTCAAGGTGTCGCAGCGTACCATGGGGATGGATTTTCGTTATCTGCGGGATTGGGGATCGTAG
- a CDS encoding nitrilase-related carbon-nitrogen hydrolase, whose translation MRVGLAQIRPRLGSIKDNLELHRTFVKNAKSAKVDLLIFPELSLTGYHLLDLTYEVARSLHSPDIQSLVRMSKDIGIVFGFVEESSQHILYNTVVYAAEGRIQRWYRKVHLSTYGMFDEARYLGAGCTIRSFADVTGTVVGFMVGEDAWHVMTGYLLAQTGATVFIVPANVPICGMDESGATLQGNWLRLLQVLSQVHGVYCLYANRIGTEDGVTFAGNSMVIDPRGHVRGELPLLEEGLLVEMLDKEIIRQARLKMPLLRGSRADLVLRELHWIVRQSYREGD comes from the coding sequence ATGCGTGTGGGGTTGGCCCAAATTCGGCCACGTTTGGGGAGCATCAAGGATAACTTAGAATTGCATCGAACCTTTGTGAAGAATGCGAAATCGGCCAAGGTGGATTTGTTGATTTTTCCAGAGCTTTCCCTGACGGGATACCATCTATTGGATCTCACGTATGAGGTGGCCCGCTCCCTTCATAGCCCCGATATTCAATCCCTGGTACGGATGTCTAAGGACATCGGTATTGTTTTCGGTTTTGTGGAGGAGAGTTCCCAGCATATTCTATACAATACGGTAGTTTATGCTGCCGAAGGAAGGATTCAAAGATGGTACCGCAAGGTACATTTGTCGACATACGGAATGTTTGATGAGGCCCGTTATTTGGGGGCAGGGTGCACGATTCGTAGTTTTGCTGATGTGACAGGGACAGTAGTAGGGTTTATGGTAGGCGAAGACGCATGGCATGTGATGACGGGCTATCTTTTGGCACAAACAGGGGCTACCGTTTTCATTGTGCCTGCTAATGTCCCGATTTGTGGCATGGATGAGAGCGGGGCCACCCTTCAGGGGAACTGGTTACGATTGTTGCAGGTTTTGTCCCAGGTGCATGGTGTTTATTGCTTATATGCGAATCGGATTGGGACAGAGGACGGGGTTACCTTTGCGGGAAATTCAATGGTCATTGACCCGCGTGGCCATGTCAGGGGGGAGTTACCCCTGTTGGAGGAGGGTTTGTTGGTGGAGATGTTGGATAAGGAAATCATCCGTCAGGCCCGCTTGAAGATGCCGTTGTTACGGGGTAGTCGGGCCGATTTGGTATTGCGGGAATTGCATTGGATTGTACGGCAATCCTATAGGGAAGGGGACTGA
- a CDS encoding aminoglycoside phosphotransferase family protein, translating to MRPRTGMALATVPSEPHVRDWARVLQTDVHHVTAYRKNYRLETGQGTWIAKKIEHVERMRWWLEVDRYMRTQGFRSMPIPLMGGQWLLTPFVPGTIASYANREHITATMVELGRFHRMGRCIAVPPFASKPFLLYRRVYHRLSQFYRLLRRSTTMDGELGELLQTYGRPFYLDGFKAWQRLLRLPLRSWVDEAHASRQIAHRDLASHNWMIDAIGQPWLIDFETAEYDCQLGDVWQMVARMLAENQWERGMLGLALGAYLQERPLAPWEEKVLVLLLSFPNEFFREAIGLASRRRGYHMRYALPYLQRLASTRKKWKEQTRVWLAGEDLF from the coding sequence GTGAGGCCTAGAACCGGGATGGCTTTGGCAACGGTACCATCGGAGCCCCATGTACGTGACTGGGCTAGGGTTCTCCAAACGGATGTCCACCACGTTACTGCCTACAGGAAAAACTATCGTTTAGAAACAGGACAGGGAACGTGGATAGCGAAAAAAATTGAACACGTGGAGCGAATGCGTTGGTGGCTAGAGGTAGATCGTTATATGCGTACCCAGGGGTTTCGTTCCATGCCGATTCCCCTGATGGGTGGACAATGGTTACTGACACCCTTTGTTCCAGGTACCATAGCTTCCTACGCAAATCGGGAACATATAACGGCGACAATGGTTGAGTTGGGGCGTTTTCATCGAATGGGGCGCTGCATCGCAGTCCCTCCTTTTGCATCGAAGCCCTTTCTACTATATCGTCGTGTATATCATCGCCTATCCCAATTTTACCGTTTGTTGCGTCGTTCCACAACGATGGATGGGGAACTTGGTGAGTTACTACAAACCTATGGACGTCCCTTTTATCTTGATGGGTTCAAGGCCTGGCAACGGTTGTTACGATTGCCCCTACGTTCTTGGGTGGATGAGGCCCATGCCTCTCGTCAGATTGCCCACCGTGATTTGGCTAGCCACAATTGGATGATCGATGCCATAGGTCAGCCCTGGTTGATTGATTTTGAAACGGCAGAGTACGATTGCCAATTGGGGGACGTTTGGCAGATGGTAGCGCGTATGTTAGCGGAGAATCAGTGGGAGAGGGGAATGTTGGGTCTGGCTCTAGGTGCTTATCTCCAGGAGCGACCTTTAGCACCCTGGGAGGAAAAGGTGCTTGTCCTACTGCTCAGTTTTCCCAACGAATTCTTTCGCGAGGCGATTGGTCTGGCTTCACGTCGTAGGGGATACCATATGCGTTATGCGCTTCCCTATTTGCAACGCTTGGCAAGTACCCGGAAGAAATGGAAAGAGCAAACGAGGGTTTGGCTGGCGGGGGAGGATCTGTTTTGA
- a CDS encoding LysM peptidoglycan-binding domain-containing protein, producing MKIHIARAGDRLADLIRKYKIGQEQLLSANPHLNLHGSLSAGTKVRIPTGRIPVATIERGGVGTPPPVVEPSPQPPMGSQHTGEEGGWQVGDLPQVGSNASFSVVSSFSSAAQVHEGDPSLMVAEEGWLSEQEQVLPEDVSPVLHPPGNPFPLSMAPAPWGGGIQSLVPPLPPVPFSQLSPLLVGSSPCPSEGLGVPPSNHQGKLV from the coding sequence GTGAAGATTCACATCGCGCGCGCTGGGGATCGCCTTGCCGATCTTATCAGGAAGTACAAAATTGGGCAAGAGCAGTTGCTGTCTGCTAATCCACACCTTAACTTGCATGGTTCCCTGTCAGCCGGGACGAAGGTTCGAATCCCTACAGGCCGGATCCCTGTGGCAACGATCGAACGGGGAGGGGTGGGTACCCCCCCCCCTGTCGTGGAGCCATCCCCCCAGCCACCCATGGGTTCCCAACATACGGGGGAGGAGGGGGGATGGCAGGTGGGGGATTTGCCACAGGTGGGCTCGAATGCATCGTTTTCCGTCGTATCTTCCTTCAGCAGCGCGGCCCAGGTCCATGAGGGGGATCCCTCATTGATGGTGGCAGAGGAGGGATGGCTATCGGAACAGGAGCAGGTCCTACCCGAGGATGTTTCCCCTGTGCTTCATCCACCGGGTAATCCCTTCCCCCTATCCATGGCACCAGCGCCATGGGGGGGGGGCATCCAATCATTGGTTCCCCCACTCCCCCCTGTCCCCTTTTCCCAATTATCCCCCCTTTTGGTTGGTTCCTCCCCCTGCCCGTCCGAAGGACTGGGTGTCCCCCCTAGCAATCATCAAGGAAAGCTCGTCTAG
- a CDS encoding GDSL-type esterase/lipase family protein, with product MWFRFRSLLRDNPHYTTIAIAGSAIALTSAAAIYVCRFLLNPPTKETLTYASVPPPSSVPVAKPNGPSFLAFGDSITSGTGDDQEPPGYLPVLKSALDQRTGKKWNFSDFSEPGSLPIHLQEKLEGGRYDVLLRRDIGFLCISIGGNSLLKLQRNKGKDQERELKDYIDSLRASLEKIRSLTDAPLYLIGLYNPFPTKSLDENNAVVNRWNLKLENLSNEFTDVVVIPVNDIFRNRRDALARDGIHPSHNGYRDIQMRLLQHLLPRFTPHPTSKEGD from the coding sequence ATGTGGTTTCGATTTCGATCTCTTCTCCGCGACAACCCCCATTATACTACCATTGCAATCGCAGGTTCGGCGATTGCCCTTACTTCAGCGGCGGCCATTTATGTTTGCAGATTCCTCCTCAATCCCCCCACCAAGGAAACACTGACATACGCCTCCGTTCCCCCCCCTTCCTCCGTACCCGTCGCCAAACCCAATGGTCCCTCCTTTCTTGCCTTCGGTGATTCTATCACCAGTGGTACGGGGGATGACCAAGAACCACCTGGTTACTTGCCTGTTTTGAAATCAGCCCTGGATCAACGCACAGGAAAGAAATGGAATTTCTCCGATTTCTCTGAACCAGGAAGCTTACCCATTCATTTGCAAGAGAAGTTGGAGGGAGGTAGGTATGATGTCCTACTCCGCAGGGATATCGGTTTCCTATGCATTTCTATAGGTGGTAATTCTCTTTTAAAATTGCAAAGGAACAAGGGAAAAGATCAGGAGAGGGAATTGAAGGACTATATAGATTCCCTACGCGCTTCCCTGGAAAAAATTCGATCCCTCACCGACGCACCCCTTTACTTGATCGGTCTCTACAATCCCTTTCCCACAAAATCCCTCGATGAAAATAATGCCGTTGTAAACCGATGGAATCTGAAACTTGAAAACCTCAGTAATGAATTCACTGATGTGGTTGTCATACCCGTCAATGACATTTTTAGAAACCGTAGGGACGCCCTGGCCAGGGACGGCATACATCCCAGTCACAATGGTTATCGCGACATCCAGATGCGCCTTCTGCAACACCTCCTCCCACGATTCACACCACACCCCACATCAAAAGAAGGTGATTGA
- a CDS encoding ABC transporter ATP-binding protein codes for MAQPILVVKDLCKVTRKRAIIKHVSFTVEEGELFGLLGPNGAGKSTLLRMLVGLVRPTLGRIYIAGHCVKRQFRSAIRYVDCMLESPPTLYPFLTGRQNLQLLRNMSPSSIPKERLNEVAEQMKMTQYLNHKVKTYSTGMKQRLGIAQALLTKPKLLLLDEPTNGLDPLGIQELRTLLQGLVENQQVSVLFSTHLLHETEILCHRIAMIYEGVLLYLGSPRIQNTSDKQEVIWKVRPLKKAVDSLKNHPTISGEVRTLSPDGMIVTMETTSIAALTRFLVEQEIQVEGIRVRQPTLEEHFIAKTTGGTMPL; via the coding sequence GTGGCCCAGCCCATTCTTGTTGTGAAAGATCTCTGCAAAGTAACCCGTAAACGTGCCATTATCAAACATGTCAGTTTCACTGTGGAAGAGGGCGAATTATTCGGCCTCTTAGGACCCAATGGCGCAGGAAAATCCACCCTCCTGCGCATGTTGGTAGGTTTGGTCCGCCCTACATTGGGCCGTATCTACATTGCGGGTCACTGCGTAAAACGACAATTTCGTTCCGCCATCCGTTATGTAGATTGTATGCTGGAATCCCCCCCCACTCTCTATCCCTTTCTCACGGGTCGGCAAAATTTGCAGCTTCTTCGTAATATGTCCCCTTCCTCCATACCTAAAGAACGCCTGAACGAAGTCGCCGAGCAGATGAAAATGACCCAATATTTGAATCATAAGGTCAAAACCTATTCCACCGGAATGAAACAACGTTTGGGAATTGCCCAAGCGTTACTAACAAAACCAAAACTGCTCCTTCTCGATGAACCCACCAATGGTTTGGATCCATTGGGTATCCAAGAATTACGCACCCTTCTACAGGGTCTAGTGGAAAATCAACAAGTAAGTGTGCTTTTCTCCACCCATTTACTGCATGAAACCGAAATCCTCTGTCATCGGATCGCTATGATCTATGAAGGGGTTCTACTATACCTAGGATCCCCAAGGATCCAAAACACGTCCGATAAGCAGGAGGTGATCTGGAAGGTAAGACCCTTAAAGAAGGCCGTCGATTCCTTGAAGAATCATCCCACCATTTCAGGGGAAGTGCGTACCTTGTCCCCCGATGGTATGATCGTCACTATGGAGACTACCTCTATCGCCGCATTGACCCGATTTCTGGTCGAACAAGAAATCCAGGTAGAGGGGATCCGGGTTCGTCAGCCCACTCTAGAAGAACATTTCATAGCCAAAACAACAGGGGGGACGATGCCTCTATGA
- a CDS encoding ABC transporter permease subunit produces the protein MMLLIHNEFSKTWYIRRWWIASAIISLLVLLISTGILWEYNRETENIGSKGWRAHVQEQILRLQQREEQIKKGEHRFYSHMQPVEKNNRISMIHKQIRNLQYALHYDMDPRSQTAFRFTEKFISMSSEILLPALVILLTADIISGERERKTLRALLTSVPGRFYILISKTITCIATVSLLLLLFTCLTFLLSGVFLGYKNGNAPLVMDSSLWRLDPQIEVISQIQAMIMSMGLAWLSSLAIAAFSLLTSVWVRNSTTAACILLVSISITHVAKIMVPKWQILHYLPFFHLGLPHYLLSDSMFRYLKDVGLSFSLSVLGIWSLASLLLAMILFYRQDIRE, from the coding sequence ATGATGTTGCTCATACACAATGAGTTTTCAAAGACATGGTATATCCGACGCTGGTGGATCGCTTCCGCTATCATCAGCCTCCTCGTCCTTCTGATCAGTACGGGCATCCTGTGGGAATACAATCGTGAGACAGAAAATATAGGATCCAAAGGTTGGCGGGCACACGTGCAGGAACAAATTTTACGTTTGCAACAGCGGGAGGAACAGATCAAAAAAGGGGAACATCGATTCTATTCTCACATGCAACCCGTTGAAAAGAATAATAGAATTAGCATGATACATAAACAAATACGAAATTTACAGTATGCATTACATTACGACATGGATCCAAGATCGCAAACTGCATTTAGATTTACGGAAAAATTTATATCTATGAGTTCAGAAATTCTATTACCTGCACTGGTCATTCTCCTCACCGCCGACATCATCTCGGGAGAACGCGAACGAAAAACCCTACGTGCCCTATTGACAAGCGTACCCGGCCGATTTTATATTCTGATCAGTAAAACCATCACATGTATAGCAACCGTATCCCTCCTCCTCCTGCTTTTTACCTGTCTGACCTTTCTCCTATCCGGCGTCTTTTTGGGTTACAAAAATGGGAATGCACCTCTTGTCATGGATTCCAGTCTTTGGAGATTGGATCCTCAAATCGAAGTAATCTCACAAATCCAAGCAATGATCATGAGCATGGGACTGGCCTGGCTCAGCTCCCTCGCAATTGCTGCTTTCAGTCTCTTGACCTCTGTTTGGGTTCGTAACTCCACCACAGCCGCCTGTATCCTACTTGTCAGTATATCTATAACTCACGTTGCCAAGATCATGGTACCCAAATGGCAGATCCTACATTACCTTCCCTTTTTCCACCTAGGACTACCTCATTACCTCCTCAGTGACTCGATGTTTCGATATTTGAAGGATGTAGGATTGTCATTCTCCCTCTCTGTCCTCGGAATATGGTCCCTGGCTTCCCTCCTGTTAGCAATGATACTATTCTACCGACAAGACATCAGGGAATAA
- a CDS encoding low molecular weight protein-tyrosine-phosphatase, with product MISVLFVCLGNICRSPMAEAVMRHKVEEGGFADQIHVESAGTCDLHVGESPHPGTQERLRAVGIAYDTIRARHLQADDVRRCTYVVVMDDKNLADVQKLNDRCKHKVIRFVDLIPDTEHTHVPDPWFTGDFHTTYQLVEEGCRHLLRRICKEHQLDLG from the coding sequence ATGATTTCTGTTCTGTTTGTGTGTTTAGGAAATATTTGTCGATCGCCTATGGCGGAGGCTGTTATGCGCCACAAGGTGGAGGAAGGGGGTTTTGCGGACCAGATTCACGTGGAATCGGCCGGCACGTGTGATCTTCACGTAGGAGAATCCCCCCACCCGGGTACGCAGGAGCGTTTGCGTGCGGTCGGGATTGCCTATGATACGATCCGTGCCCGCCATTTGCAGGCGGATGATGTGAGACGCTGTACCTACGTGGTGGTAATGGATGATAAAAATTTGGCGGATGTGCAGAAGTTGAATGATCGTTGTAAGCATAAGGTGATCCGTTTTGTGGATCTGATTCCTGATACGGAGCATACTCATGTGCCCGACCCATGGTTTACAGGGGATTTTCATACCACTTATCAGTTAGTCGAGGAGGGTTGCCGACACCTCCTGCGGCGAATTTGTAAGGAACACCAGTTAGATCTGGGGTAG
- a CDS encoding FxsA family protein, with the protein MGRGSLGTVVMGWVLLEITFFFFLVSWLNFAKVVLLMIFMALLGVVVIAYYGIAAFRVVRSARIYLMRGEFPGGVVFEGFLKVVAGFLFVLPGFLNDVVGMLIFFPPVRSGCVLLGMRVLKAYVRRRL; encoded by the coding sequence TTGGGAAGGGGTTCCCTCGGTACGGTTGTGATGGGTTGGGTACTATTGGAGATTACTTTCTTTTTTTTCCTGGTTTCCTGGCTCAATTTTGCTAAGGTAGTTTTGCTTATGATTTTTATGGCTCTCTTGGGTGTTGTTGTCATTGCCTATTACGGGATAGCTGCCTTCCGGGTGGTTCGGTCGGCTCGTATCTATCTTATGCGGGGTGAATTTCCAGGGGGAGTGGTTTTTGAAGGTTTTTTGAAGGTTGTAGCGGGTTTTTTATTCGTACTACCAGGTTTCCTCAATGATGTGGTGGGTATGCTTATCTTTTTTCCCCCCGTTCGTTCAGGATGTGTCCTGTTGGGGATGCGTGTATTGAAAGCTTATGTGCGTCGTAGGTTGTAG
- the pyk gene encoding pyruvate kinase — protein MGMEGRMGEERTSVMGNHRRTKIVCTIGPASCDHDVLQHMMQAGMDVARLNLSHGTHEDHARLIERIRCAARTAGCSVALMLDTQGPEIRTGPLRLPEVELRTGARLTLTTEGLSGDAERVGVTYAGLPQDVEKGVRILVDDGLIELEVEKCTSTEVYCRVVNGGVLRPRKGINIPGVSVCLPSLTEKDWRDLEFGVEQGVDFIAASFVRRSQDVLEILHFLEEKKEDIDVIAKIETQEGVTNSESILEVADGLMVARGDLGVEIPVQRVPLVQKKLIRLCNQRGKPVIIATQMLDSMQRNPRPTRAEASDVANAILDGTDAVMLSGETASGAYPVRAVQMMADIALHAEASIVEPPGVDCCWGEEVNITDALGEAVVQMVDRLSGLTAILTATESGFAARTVSKYRPRVPIVAVTPNESVIRKLALVWGVYPVWGRHSGTAESMLQEAVSAGLLAGYVEQGSLVVVTAGVPLGRSGTTNLLKVHVVGGVLARGRGVGARKIVSGPIVMGMTVVEMRSRMVSGAVVVVPRRMDDMVEEDLKDAAAIVIEAEGLTSHAAVVGLNLGIPVIVGVEGAVEKLGQEEAVTIDVYRGHIFSGKTRIL, from the coding sequence ATGGGAATGGAAGGTCGTATGGGGGAAGAAAGAACATCTGTTATGGGGAACCATCGGCGTACGAAAATCGTTTGTACGATTGGGCCTGCAAGTTGTGATCATGATGTTCTCCAGCATATGATGCAAGCGGGTATGGACGTGGCGCGACTCAATTTGTCGCATGGTACGCATGAGGATCATGCACGGTTGATTGAGAGGATTCGGTGTGCGGCCCGTACGGCAGGATGTAGCGTGGCCCTCATGTTGGATACGCAGGGTCCGGAGATTCGAACGGGTCCATTGCGTTTGCCTGAGGTGGAGTTGCGTACGGGTGCTCGGTTGACGTTGACGACAGAGGGGTTGTCCGGTGACGCGGAACGAGTTGGTGTTACGTATGCTGGGTTGCCGCAGGATGTGGAGAAGGGTGTTCGAATTCTGGTGGATGATGGTCTGATTGAGCTGGAAGTGGAGAAGTGTACGTCCACGGAAGTATATTGTCGTGTGGTCAATGGGGGGGTGCTTCGTCCACGTAAGGGAATCAATATTCCGGGTGTGTCCGTGTGTTTACCTAGTCTGACGGAGAAGGATTGGCGGGATCTGGAGTTTGGGGTAGAACAGGGGGTAGATTTCATTGCTGCTTCCTTTGTTCGGAGATCGCAGGATGTATTGGAAATTTTACATTTTCTAGAGGAGAAAAAGGAAGATATTGATGTCATTGCTAAGATCGAGACGCAGGAGGGTGTTACGAACTCAGAGTCGATTTTGGAAGTGGCGGATGGTTTGATGGTTGCACGTGGCGATCTTGGGGTGGAAATTCCCGTGCAAAGGGTTCCCTTGGTGCAGAAGAAATTGATTCGGCTTTGCAATCAACGTGGTAAGCCGGTCATCATCGCTACGCAGATGTTGGATTCGATGCAGCGTAATCCCCGCCCGACACGTGCGGAGGCGAGTGATGTGGCCAATGCTATTTTGGATGGTACCGATGCGGTGATGTTATCAGGGGAGACGGCGAGTGGTGCCTATCCTGTTCGAGCCGTGCAGATGATGGCGGACATTGCCCTGCACGCGGAGGCTAGTATTGTCGAACCACCCGGGGTGGACTGTTGTTGGGGGGAAGAGGTCAATATAACGGATGCCTTAGGTGAGGCTGTTGTGCAGATGGTGGACCGTCTGAGTGGCCTGACAGCGATCCTAACAGCAACGGAAAGTGGTTTTGCGGCGCGAACGGTGTCTAAGTATCGTCCCCGTGTTCCTATCGTTGCGGTGACCCCCAATGAGTCTGTTATTCGTAAGTTGGCCCTGGTTTGGGGTGTTTACCCGGTTTGGGGTCGTCATAGTGGGACAGCGGAGAGTATGCTGCAAGAGGCAGTTTCTGCGGGTTTGTTAGCAGGATATGTGGAGCAAGGTTCTTTAGTTGTAGTTACGGCAGGGGTTCCTCTGGGACGGTCGGGTACAACGAATTTGTTGAAGGTTCACGTAGTGGGCGGTGTTTTGGCACGTGGTCGTGGTGTGGGTGCCCGTAAGATTGTATCGGGTCCGATAGTGATGGGGATGACGGTAGTCGAGATGCGGTCGCGGATGGTGTCGGGTGCTGTTGTGGTTGTGCCGCGGAGGATGGATGATATGGTAGAGGAAGATCTTAAGGATGCGGCTGCTATTGTGATAGAGGCTGAGGGTCTGACCTCCCATGCGGCTGTTGTGGGTCTGAACCTAGGTATTCCGGTTATAGTAGGTGTTGAGGGAGCCGTGGAGAAGCTAGGGCAGGAGGAAGCGGTGACTATTGATGTATATAGGGGCCATATTTTTTCTGGTAAAACCAGGATCCTTTAG
- the pfkA gene encoding 6-phosphofructokinase, with translation MGQRLAVLTSGGDSPGMNAAIRAVVRSAAHYDCEVYGIRRGYAGLLEKEWSHLRLGDVGDIIHRGGTVLHSSRCREFLSAEVRERAVDSMYEAGFDGLVVIGGGGTFAGGAALSELEFPVVGIPGTIDNDIEGTEMSIGFDTAVRTAVCCVDNIRDTAMSHERTFLIEVMGRTAGNIALWVGLAVGAESILIPEELYAIEDIVHRLQRGVVRGKKYSIIIVAEGAAKVSNVAQQIEDATGWDTRIAVLGHIQRGGSPTAADRVLASRMGSKAVDMLLQEKRKGMVALRGGVVVSAPWSSGEVKIPKGYPRELTELATLAHRLSI, from the coding sequence ATGGGACAACGGTTGGCCGTGCTCACGAGTGGTGGGGATTCCCCTGGGATGAATGCGGCTATCCGGGCCGTAGTGCGGAGCGCCGCACATTATGATTGCGAGGTATATGGTATACGTCGTGGTTATGCGGGTTTGTTGGAGAAGGAATGGTCGCATTTGCGATTGGGTGACGTAGGGGATATTATACATCGGGGCGGTACGGTGTTGCACAGCTCCCGTTGTCGTGAGTTTCTTTCGGCTGAGGTGCGTGAACGAGCGGTAGATAGTATGTATGAGGCCGGTTTCGATGGATTGGTAGTGATTGGCGGGGGGGGAACGTTTGCAGGTGGGGCCGCCCTATCCGAATTGGAGTTTCCCGTGGTGGGGATTCCGGGTACCATCGATAACGACATAGAGGGTACGGAGATGTCGATTGGTTTTGATACTGCGGTTCGGACGGCGGTTTGCTGCGTGGATAATATTCGCGATACGGCTATGTCCCACGAGCGTACGTTTCTCATCGAAGTGATGGGTCGGACGGCTGGGAATATAGCACTCTGGGTAGGGCTCGCTGTGGGTGCGGAATCCATCTTGATCCCCGAGGAGTTGTATGCTATTGAGGATATTGTTCATCGTTTACAGCGCGGTGTCGTGCGGGGAAAAAAATACAGCATTATCATTGTAGCCGAAGGTGCTGCTAAAGTGAGTAATGTGGCTCAACAGATCGAGGATGCAACGGGTTGGGATACACGAATTGCCGTGTTGGGGCATATTCAACGTGGGGGGAGTCCTACGGCTGCCGATCGGGTCCTAGCCAGCCGTATGGGGTCTAAGGCGGTGGATATGCTGTTGCAGGAGAAACGCAAGGGCATGGTGGCCTTGCGTGGTGGTGTGGTTGTGTCTGCACCGTGGTCCAGTGGAGAGGTGAAGATTCCTAAGGGATATCCTAGGGAGCTGACGGAGTTGGCAACCTTGGCACATCGGCTGTCGATTTAG